In the genome of Labrus mixtus chromosome 21, fLabMix1.1, whole genome shotgun sequence, one region contains:
- the LOC132955822 gene encoding monocarboxylate transporter 7-like has product MALSRVKRPRFLGPNVYPEAPDGGWGWVVAAAFFLVGVCTYGTIKSFGIFLQDLMDEFGETNSRVSWIVSICLFVMTFNAPLSAVMTNRFGFQLVVMLGGFLMATGSITTSFTSSINQMYITYGLVAGIGYCLTFLPTLTILTQYFNRRRSLVIAVASTGESLSMFALAPAFSALRDRIGWRHTMVVIGAMQSSLIICGALLRPIVIKPSAVQEGETDALPLKEVEALRAQKTVEDTNPENYIINNTSEAQANSYSQDNELSRGSVSTGDSGVLSLKDAELSSPEEKTSLQKEDAWPSVENNTEEMKESETEEKNHRNAEKQVVKEEKEPGDGSLKNTKLLDFSILKECSFIFYSLFGLFATLGFFAPPLYVIELCVSRGVEREHATYMLSIMAAAEVFGRFTIGWILSRRRIVNKKLLVILVCVVLMAADLVGFTFATEFYGLAVCCAVYGFFMGTLACTHIPMLAEDDVVGIERMSSAAGVYVFIHSFAGLAGPPLGGVLVDLTQNYGSAFYSCAVGMAISAVFLGLVRPAKRGILCGRKSKCPEDKHDSNKDSEEKGAAQPPNIRSDSAEVEAISIHDQEVISFA; this is encoded by the exons ATGGCGCTGTCTCGAGTTAAGAGACCACGATTCCTGGGGCCCAACGTGTACCCAGAGGCCCCTGACGGAGGCTGGGGATGGGTTGTGGCTGCAGCCTTCTTCTTGGTGGGGGTCTGCACCTATGGCACCATCAAGAGCTTTGGCATCTTCCTCCAGGACCTGATGGACGAGTTTGGAGAGACCAACAGTCGGGTCTCCTGGATCGTTTcaatctgtctgtttgtcatGACGTTTAACG CTCCGCTCTCTGCTGTGATGACTAACCGCTTTGGGTTCCAGCTTGTTGTGATGTTGGGAGGATTTCTCATGGCCACTGGCTCGATCACAACCAGCTTCACCAGCTCCATCAATCAAATGTACATCACATATGGATTAGTCGCAg GTATTGGCTACTGTCTGACTTTCCTGCCCACGTTGACCATCCTCACCCAGTACTTTAACCGACGACGCTCTTTGGTCATAGCTGTGGCCTCAACTGGAGAGTCCCTGTCGATGTTTGCCCTGGCACCAG CCTTTTCTGCACTGAGGGACCGTATTGGCTGGCGGCACACCATGGTTGTGATAGGAGCCATGCAAAGCAGCCTCATCATCTGCGGCGCTCTTCTTCGGCCAATTGTCATCAAACCCAGCGCAGTGCAGGAGGGAGAGACGGACGCGTTGCCCCTAAAGGAAGTGGAAGCCCTCAGAGCACAGAAGACGGTGGAGGACACAAACCCAGAAAACTATATCATAAACAATACCTCAGAAGCACAAGCGAACTCCTACAGTCAGGACAATGAGCTCAGCAGAGGCTCTGTGAGCACCGGAGACTCTGGCGTCCTGTCTCTGAAGGACGCAGAACTCAGCAGCCCAGAGGAGAAGACTTCACTGCAAAAAGAAGACGCATGGCCATCAGtggaaaacaacacagaagaaatgaaagagTCTGAAACGGAGGAGAAGAACCACAGAAATGCTGAGAAACAAGTCgtgaaagaggaaaaggaaCCAGGTGATggttctttaaaaaacacaaaacttttgGATTTCTCCATCCTCAAAGAGTGCAGCTTcatcttttattctctgttCGGACTGTTCGCCACGCTCGGCTTCTTCGCCCCCCCTCTCTACGTCATCGAGCTGTGCGTGAGTCGAGGAGTGGAGCGGGAGCACGCAACCTACATGCTCTCCATCATGGCCGCGGCCGAAGTCTTTGGCCGCTTCACCATCGGGTGGATCCTGTCGCGGAGGCGCATCGTGAACAAGAAGCTGCTCGTGATTCTGGTGTGTGTGGTTTTGATGGCTGCCGATCTGGTGGGATTCACGTTTGCTACGGAGTTCTACGGCCTGGCTGTGTGCTGTGCGGTGTACGGGTTCTTTATGGGAACCCTGGCTTGCACACACATCCCCATGCTGGCTGAAGATGATGTGGTCGGCATAGAGAGGATGTCTTCAGCTGCTGGAGTTTATGTGTTCATACACAGTTTTGCTGGGCTGGCTGGACCACCACTCGGCG GTGTGTTGGTGGATCTGACTCAGAACTACGGGTCAGCTTTCTACTCCTGTGCTGTAGGCATGGCAATCAGCGCAGTGTTCCTCGGTTTGGTAAGGCCAGCTAAAAGAGGAATACTCTGTGGGAGAAAATCAAAATGCCCTGAAGACAAACATGACTCAAACAAGGACTCAGAGGAGAAGGGTGCAGCACAGCCACCCAACATAAGAAGTGACAGTGCTGAAGTAGAGGCCATCTCAATCCACGACCAGGAGGTTATCAGTTTTGCTTGA
- the arsg gene encoding arylsulfatase G, with the protein MAEAVTWLLLSGILVCGLLLHTASKQEEDVNHPNAKPNFIIILADDIGWGDLDANQPEEKANNTPYLNLMAEQGLRLTDFHSPASTCSPSRAALLTGRYGLRNGVTHNFAVGSVAGLPLSEVTFPQLLQKAGYYTAMIGKWHLGHNGPYSPTNRGFDYYLGIPYSNDMGCTDTPGYDLPHCLPCVTYGPQVMRFQRRAHAGCYSKVGLPLIENRSIVEQPLDLWTLTEQYQSAATKMIRNARERGQPYLLYLALAHMHVPLAPPPPQDATITDVYSASLREMDNLVWAVKSAADETDNTLIWFTGDNGPWEVKCQYAGSVGPYKGKWQTSRGGGSAKRTTWEGGHRVPTVAYWPGRIPANTTSSALLSGLDIFPTLLSLARVTPPSDRRIDGIDATNILLHGEEAGHEFLFHPNSGAAGRFGDLQTVRAGKHKAFYITGAAEACGGASGRQQLHDPPLIFDLEHDEAEETPLQVQTPEYQAAALRIARRREELLWDIATDESVSTADYSTDDSAAPCCDPGHAVCRCSTLG; encoded by the exons ATGGCCGAGGCAGTCACGTGGCTCCTTCTGTCTGGGATCCTGGTGTGTGGTCTGTTGCTCCACACTGCGTCCAAACAAGAAGAGGATGTTAATCATCCCAATGCAAAACCTAACTTCATCATCATACTGGCAGATGATATAGGCTGGGGTGACCTGGACGCTAATCAGCCTGAAGAGAAGGCGAACAACACACCTTACCTCAACCTGATGGCTGAACAAGGACTTAG ATTGACAGACTTTCACTCTCCTGCGTCGACCTGTTCCCCGTCCCGCGCTGCTCTCCTGACAGGCCGCTATGGCCTCAGAAACGGGGTGACCCATAACTTCGCTGTGGGCTCTGTGGCCGGTCTGCCTCTGTCTGAAGTGACCTTCccccagctgctgcagaaggCGGGGTATTACACTGCCATGATCGGGAAATGGCATCTTGGTCATAATGGACCGTACAGTCCTACTAACAGAG GTTTTGACTACTACTTGGGTATCCCTTACAGTAACGACATGGGCTGTACCGACACACCAGGATACGATTTGCCTCACTGCCTTCCATGTGTAACATATGGGCCGCAGGTGATGAG ATTTCAAAGGCGCGCACATGCAGGCTGTTACTCCAAAGTGGGCCTTCCTCTGATTGAAAACAGAAGTATTGTGGAGCAGCCGCTTGACCTGTGGACACTGACCGAGCAATACCAATCTGCTGCAACCAAGATGATACGCAATGCAAG GGAGCGAGGACAGCCCTACCTCCTGTACTTAGCGTTAGCTCACATGCATGTTCCCCTGGCCCCTCCACCCCCTCAAGATGCTACCATCACAGACGTGTACTCTGCCAGCCTGCGAGAGATGGACAACCTGGTCTGGGCAGTAAAGAGCGCAGCTGATGAGACAGACAATACTCTCATCTGGTTCACTG GTGACAACGGTCCATGGGAAGTGAAGTGCCAGTATGCAGGAAGTGTAGGACCATACAAAGGGAAGTGGCAGACCAGCAGAG GTGGAGGCTCAGCTAAGCGCACCACCTGGGAGGGAGGCCACAGGGTTCCAACAGTGGCTTATTGGCCGGGGCGGATCCCTGCTAACACCACCAGCTCCGCCCTGCTCAG TGGTTTGGACATCTTCCCAACTCTCCTCTCCCTGGCGAGAGTAACTCCCCCCTCAGACAGACGCATCGATGGAATTGATGCTACAAACATCCTCCTGCACGGTGAAGAGGCGGGTCATGAG TTTCTCTTCCATCCAAACAGCGGTGCTGCCGGCAGGTTTGGTGACCTGCAGACAGTTCGAGCAGGGAAACACAAAGCTTTCTACATCACAG GTGCAGCGGAGGCATGTGGTGGTGCATCAGGGAGGCAGCAGCTCCATGACCCGCCGTTGATATTTGATCTTGAGCATGACGAGGCCGAGGAAACCCCTCTGCAGGTCCAGACACCGGAGTACCAGGCGGCAGCGCTTAGGATCGCCCGCAGGAGGGAGGAGTTATTATGGGACATCGCAACAGACGAGTCCGTGTCCACAGCAGATTACAGCACAGACGATTCAGCGGCGCCCTGCTGTGACCCTGGACACGCTGTCTGCCGCTGCAGCACGCTgggctga